One Malania oleifera isolate guangnan ecotype guangnan chromosome 9, ASM2987363v1, whole genome shotgun sequence DNA segment encodes these proteins:
- the LOC131163986 gene encoding protein RESPONSE TO LOW SULFUR 3-like: MAPTTAMAVATASGGERRQPATDEAEALWRRNEELERELEKSREREERMREELQRTWERLRVAEDGEERLCFQLGELEAEAVDQARDHRARILSLMDQLSQAHKLLGTSPIASP, from the coding sequence ATGGCTCCAACCACGGCGATGGCGGTGGCGACGGCGTCGGGCGGAGAGCGGCGACAGCCTGCGACGGACGAGGCGGAGGCGTTGTGGAGGAGAAACGAGGAACTGGAGAGGGAGCTGGAAAAGAGCAGGGAGAGGGAGGAGAGGATGAGGGAAGAGCTGCAGAGAACGTGGGAGAGGCTGAGAGTGGCGGAGGACGGCGAGGAGAGGCTCTGCTTCCAACTCGGAGAGCTCGAGGCGGAGGCTGTCGATCAGGCACGTGACCACCGCGCTCGCATCCTCTCTCTCATGGATCAGCTCTCTCAGGCTCACAAACTTCTCGGAACTTCCCCCATCGCTTCGCCATAG